Within the Candidatus Saccharibacteria bacterium oral taxon 488 genome, the region GTGAATAGTCAAGCTATTTGGCAGGGAGTGCTGGGTGAAATTGAAGTTTCAATTCCGCCATCGTCATTTTCGACTTGGTTTAAGTCGACTGAGCTTGACATTATCTCCGATAACGAGGTGGCCGTCCTGTCACCCAACCCTTTCGTGTTGACACAACTGGAAAAACGCTACTATCAGCGCATCGCTGACGGCTTAAAGCGAAGCGGCCTTGCGGTCTCGACGATTCATTTTCGACCCAAAAAAACAGCTGTTCGAAAGCAGCGCCTCAGCCGTGATGAACCAAATTCAGCGGCCGCCACCCAACCGATCATCAAGCAGTCTAAAAAATCAGCAACCAACCTCAACCCGCGCTACACCTTTGACAACTTTATCGTCGGCTCGAGTAATGACCTGGCGCACGCCGCCTGTCAAGCGATTGCCGCTAATCCTGGCACTAAATACAATCCGCTTTATCTCTATGGCGGTTCGGGACTTGGCAAGACCCATCTGATGCAAGCTGTTGGTAATGAGATTATCAAACGCCAACCCTCCGCTCGCGTATTATATACCACTACCGAGACCTTTGTCAGTGAATTTCTCGACTCGATTCGCTTCAAGAAAAAAGGATTTTCCGATAAATATCGTAACGTCGATGTCCTGATCGTTGACGATATGCAGTTTATCGCCAATAAGGAAAAAACTCAGGACGAGTTCTTTCACACTTTTAACGACCTACACCAAAACGACAAGCAGATCATCATCAGCTCTGACAAGCCGCCGAAAAGCATCCCCACCCTGACCGACCGCCTGCGTAGTCGCTTTGAGTGGGGTATGACGATTGACGTGCAGATGCCCGATTATGAAACTCGCTGCGCTATCGTCACCGCCAAGGCTGGCCTGAGCAATATTGAATTATCCGCCGACGTTATCGAATACCTCGCTACCAATTTCAAGACTAATATCCGCGAGCTCGAGGGGGCGCTCAATCAGCTACTTGCCTACGCCGAGATGCAGAACATCACACCCGATGCCGAAACCGCCGAGGGATTACTTGGTAATATCAAGCGTTCTCGCCCGCAACATATCACCGCCAAGCAAATTATTGACAAAACCGCTCGCCACTTTGGTGTTGAGGTCAAGGATGTGTGTTCGCCAAGGCGCGATAAATACATCATGCAGCCACGCCAAATCGCCATGTACCTGCTGCGGAGCGAGCTCAAGATGAGCTTTCCAAAAATTGCCCAAGAGCTTGGCCGCAAAGACCACACCACCGCCATTCATTCGGTTGACAAAATTAGCAAGGAGATGCTTATCAGCGTCAACATTCGTGAACAAATTAATGACATCCGAGACAAACTCTATGTGTAAAACCTGGGTAAAACGTGCGCATAACCAGCGACAAACTTGTGAACGACTATCCACCACCTTGGCCGTGCGCAGACAAACCTCACACCACCGCGTGGATAATCAGCATATTATCCACGACATGATACACAGCCAATCCACTACTTTTTCCACCGGCACAGCACTGTTACCACCCCTGTTTGAACACAATATTTACCCAGTTTCCACAGCACCTATTATTACTAACCACTGAATAAAAATAAGAAAAGGATTATAATAAGAATATGAAGCTCACCGTCACCCAAGAAAACCTCGCCAGAGCCCTCGCTAATGTCGGGCGCATCGCCGCTAGTCGTAACGAACTGGCGATACTGAATAACATTTTATTACGAACCGATGGCTCTCGGCTGGTCGTAGCGGCGACGAATCTGGAGATCGCCTCTACCCAGTATGTTGGCGCCAAGGTCGAGAGGCCCGGCTCGATAACTATCCCAGCCCGACTAGTGAGCGAGTTTGTCGCCAGCCTGCCAAGTGGTACGGTCGAGTTGGAGGTTAAGGACGAGCATCTACATCTGACCGCAGACAAGTTTTCATCCGTTATTAATGGTG harbors:
- the dnaA gene encoding chromosomal replication initiator protein DnaA, yielding MNSQAIWQGVLGEIEVSIPPSSFSTWFKSTELDIISDNEVAVLSPNPFVLTQLEKRYYQRIADGLKRSGLAVSTIHFRPKKTAVRKQRLSRDEPNSAAATQPIIKQSKKSATNLNPRYTFDNFIVGSSNDLAHAACQAIAANPGTKYNPLYLYGGSGLGKTHLMQAVGNEIIKRQPSARVLYTTTETFVSEFLDSIRFKKKGFSDKYRNVDVLIVDDMQFIANKEKTQDEFFHTFNDLHQNDKQIIISSDKPPKSIPTLTDRLRSRFEWGMTIDVQMPDYETRCAIVTAKAGLSNIELSADVIEYLATNFKTNIRELEGALNQLLAYAEMQNITPDAETAEGLLGNIKRSRPQHITAKQIIDKTARHFGVEVKDVCSPRRDKYIMQPRQIAMYLLRSELKMSFPKIAQELGRKDHTTAIHSVDKISKEMLISVNIREQINDIRDKLYV